The following coding sequences lie in one Nonomuraea muscovyensis genomic window:
- a CDS encoding MFS transporter, whose amino-acid sequence MSRSPVRGWLAVLAVTLGIFALMTSELLPVGLLTPIGAGLNVSEGTTALMVTVPGLVAAVAAPLVTVATGRIDRRLVLALLIGMVGAANLASALATSFAVVLLARFLIGISVGGFWSLAGGIALRLVPEHHVARATAVIFGGVETASVLGVPAGTLVGDLIGWRLAFAAVGVLGLISLACMVVVMPRLAPQRVMTFADLPQVFRTHAAVRIGIAMTFLVITGHFTAYTFVRPILQDDGVAEGMISVLLLTFGVAGICGNFIAGALIAKRLRQTVCGISALLTAAMAALAVTDHGSFSAVVILIVWGLGYGAVPVTFQTWILNAAPTATEAASSLYVSMFNLSIALGALVGGLAVDAVSTASVLWIGGGLAILVLPVIGVTRRRTVRPRGPL is encoded by the coding sequence ATGAGCCGATCACCGGTCCGGGGCTGGCTCGCGGTCCTCGCCGTGACCTTGGGAATCTTCGCCCTGATGACCTCCGAACTGCTGCCCGTCGGGCTGCTCACCCCGATCGGCGCCGGGCTGAACGTCTCCGAGGGCACCACCGCCCTCATGGTCACCGTGCCCGGACTGGTCGCCGCCGTCGCGGCGCCGCTGGTCACCGTGGCCACCGGCAGGATCGACCGCCGGCTGGTGCTGGCCCTGCTGATCGGGATGGTGGGCGCGGCCAACCTCGCCTCCGCCCTCGCCACGAGCTTCGCCGTCGTCCTCCTCGCCCGCTTCCTGATCGGCATCAGCGTCGGCGGCTTCTGGTCGCTGGCCGGAGGTATCGCCCTGCGGCTGGTCCCGGAGCACCATGTCGCGCGCGCCACCGCCGTCATCTTCGGCGGCGTCGAGACCGCCTCCGTGCTGGGGGTGCCCGCGGGCACCCTGGTCGGCGACCTCATCGGCTGGCGCCTCGCGTTCGCGGCCGTGGGCGTTCTCGGCCTGATCTCGCTGGCCTGCATGGTCGTCGTGATGCCGAGGCTGGCGCCGCAGCGGGTGATGACGTTCGCGGACCTGCCGCAGGTGTTCCGGACGCACGCCGCCGTGCGCATCGGCATCGCCATGACCTTTCTGGTCATCACCGGGCACTTCACCGCCTACACCTTCGTCCGGCCGATCCTCCAGGACGACGGCGTGGCCGAAGGGATGATCAGTGTGCTGCTGCTGACCTTCGGTGTCGCCGGCATCTGCGGCAACTTCATCGCCGGCGCGCTGATCGCCAAGCGTCTCCGGCAGACCGTGTGCGGCATCTCCGCGCTCCTCACCGCGGCCATGGCCGCCCTCGCCGTGACCGATCACGGCAGCTTCTCGGCGGTCGTGATCCTCATCGTCTGGGGCTTGGGCTACGGAGCCGTCCCGGTCACCTTCCAGACCTGGATCCTGAACGCCGCACCGACGGCCACCGAGGCCGCGTCCTCCCTGTACGTGTCGATGTTCAACCTGTCCATCGCCCTGGGCGCCCTCGTCGGCGGCCTGGCGGTCGACGCCGTCTCAACGGCGAGCGTGCTGTGGATCGGCGGCGGACTCGCGATCCTCGTGCTCCCGGTCATCGGCGTCACACGTCGCCGGACGGTGCGGCCACGTGGACCGCTCTGA
- a CDS encoding RibD family protein, translated as MRPYVLLSCAMSVDGYIDDTTPERLLLSNVQDFDRVDQVRAESDAILIGATTMRRDNPRLLVNSESRRAERAARGLPPYPLKVTITNSGDLDPDLKFWHHGGEKIVYCPDSAATKLREALGDLARVVSLGPTVDLGRMLDDLGQRGIRQLMVEGGGTIHTQFLTQGLADEIHLAIAPIFVGDGNAPRFVNPGDFPGGSGHRMALAEVRAVDDVVLLRYLPKESSGSKTS; from the coding sequence ATGCGCCCCTACGTCCTGCTGAGCTGCGCCATGTCCGTGGACGGCTACATCGACGACACGACACCCGAACGGCTCCTGCTGTCCAACGTCCAGGACTTCGACCGCGTGGACCAGGTCCGGGCCGAGAGCGACGCCATCCTCATCGGCGCAACCACCATGCGGCGTGACAACCCTCGCCTCCTAGTCAACTCCGAATCCCGCCGAGCCGAACGTGCCGCCCGGGGCCTTCCCCCGTACCCGCTCAAGGTCACCATCACCAACAGCGGAGACCTCGACCCCGACCTGAAGTTCTGGCACCACGGCGGCGAGAAGATCGTCTACTGTCCCGACTCCGCCGCGACAAAGCTCCGCGAAGCCCTGGGCGACCTCGCCCGCGTGGTCAGCCTCGGCCCCACCGTGGACCTCGGCCGCATGCTCGACGACCTCGGCCAGCGCGGTATCCGCCAGCTCATGGTGGAGGGCGGCGGCACCATCCACACCCAGTTCCTCACGCAAGGGCTGGCGGACGAGATCCACCTCGCCATCGCCCCCATCTTCGTCGGCGACGGCAACGCGCCCCGCTTCGTCAACCCCGGCGACTTCCCAGGAGGTTCCGGCCACCGCATGGCACTTGCCGAAGTACGGGCTGTGGACGATGTCGTGCTCCTGCGCTATCTGCCGAAAGAATCCTCGGGTAGTAAGACCTCATGA
- a CDS encoding deaminase: MTGTSTEQDRRWLLTAIDLSHQCPPSQTAFSVGAVIVDEHGNEISRGYSRETDDHVHAEESALAKVSADDSRLKTATIYSSLEPCTQRRSRPRTCTQLILGAGIPRVVTAWKEPPTFVIDANGTEALTAAGVTVITLPELADAARAANTHLLGGQGS, translated from the coding sequence ATGACCGGCACCAGCACCGAACAAGACCGCCGATGGCTGCTCACCGCGATCGACCTCTCCCACCAGTGCCCACCATCGCAAACGGCTTTCTCAGTCGGCGCGGTCATCGTCGACGAGCACGGCAACGAGATCAGCCGCGGCTACTCGCGTGAGACGGACGACCACGTCCACGCGGAGGAGTCAGCTCTAGCCAAGGTCTCTGCAGACGACTCCCGCCTCAAGACAGCCACCATCTACAGCTCCCTGGAGCCCTGCACCCAACGCCGATCACGCCCGAGAACCTGCACACAACTCATCCTCGGCGCAGGCATCCCCCGCGTAGTCACAGCCTGGAAAGAACCGCCGACCTTCGTCATCGACGCCAACGGCACCGAAGCCCTGACCGCCGCAGGCGTCACGGTCATCACACTCCCGGAACTTGCCGATGCCGCGCGTGCCGCCAACACACATCTGCTCGGGGGCCAGGGCTCATAG
- a CDS encoding helix-turn-helix domain-containing protein, whose translation MPKSGANVRLRDWRQRAGLTRAEMAKMVNLSESGVKHSLTCDEERIRRWEAGEVSWPREEYRLALAEITRLNPEDLGFVPIRRSRVRIVPADEAADETTSAQSAHDFPLWQSGPNFSHLRDKRELELQLPSTADEETLVVPGRAPDGRIVFLSVSRRTFLQGLGIGLAGITPSQSRTPHIPSARRLVSTIGDANPIEHLYQVRQVLIDNDNLLGPLNAIPAVQQQITAIQQLRQETRGADRHQLVRLQAEYSEFCGWLYHDAGDFRTAQYWTDRALELSHAVADRDMTAYIMARKSQLAGDIGDAVTAIDMAEAAGNLARPGSRLQALAPTYAGYGHALYRDDDAARSELDRAHELLLDIAEDPGSPWAVWLDEPYVQAQRARSNAALGRFDEAVEGFQQAITAVPHSFRRDRGVYLSRQALAHAGAEEPEQAAGVAMSALYIAEETGSARIMNELLKLDKQLYQWRSTPLVAELHTALRSTVVKQA comes from the coding sequence ATGCCCAAATCGGGAGCTAATGTCCGCCTTCGCGACTGGCGCCAGAGGGCCGGTTTGACCCGGGCCGAAATGGCGAAAATGGTCAATCTCAGCGAGTCGGGCGTGAAGCACTCGCTGACGTGCGACGAGGAACGCATCCGGCGCTGGGAGGCGGGAGAGGTCTCCTGGCCGCGCGAGGAGTACCGGCTGGCGCTGGCGGAAATCACGCGCCTGAACCCGGAGGACTTGGGGTTCGTTCCGATAAGGCGCAGTCGCGTCAGGATCGTTCCCGCTGACGAGGCCGCCGACGAAACGACCTCCGCACAATCCGCCCACGATTTCCCTTTGTGGCAGTCTGGCCCCAATTTCTCACACCTTCGGGACAAACGGGAGCTAGAGCTACAATTGCCATCAACGGCCGACGAGGAGACCCTTGTCGTGCCGGGTCGCGCGCCCGATGGGAGGATCGTCTTCTTGTCTGTATCCCGTCGCACATTCCTTCAGGGGCTGGGCATCGGCCTTGCGGGAATCACGCCGTCACAGAGTCGAACGCCTCATATTCCGTCCGCCCGACGCCTGGTCTCGACCATTGGCGACGCCAACCCGATCGAGCACCTGTATCAGGTACGACAGGTCTTGATCGACAATGACAACCTCTTGGGGCCGTTGAACGCGATCCCCGCGGTTCAACAGCAGATCACCGCCATCCAGCAACTCCGCCAGGAGACGCGCGGCGCTGATCGACACCAGCTTGTCAGACTCCAGGCCGAGTACAGCGAGTTCTGCGGGTGGCTCTACCACGACGCCGGCGACTTCCGCACCGCCCAGTACTGGACAGACCGCGCTCTCGAACTCTCACATGCCGTCGCCGACCGAGACATGACCGCGTACATCATGGCGCGCAAGAGCCAGCTCGCCGGCGACATCGGAGACGCGGTCACCGCCATCGACATGGCCGAGGCAGCCGGTAACCTCGCTCGCCCAGGCAGTCGTCTCCAGGCGCTCGCGCCCACCTATGCCGGATACGGCCACGCCCTCTACCGCGACGACGACGCAGCCAGAAGCGAGCTGGACCGCGCTCACGAACTACTCCTCGACATCGCCGAGGACCCCGGCTCTCCATGGGCCGTGTGGCTGGACGAGCCGTACGTTCAGGCACAACGAGCCCGCAGCAACGCCGCACTCGGCCGGTTCGACGAAGCCGTCGAAGGCTTCCAGCAAGCGATCACCGCCGTCCCCCACTCCTTCCGGCGCGACCGTGGCGTTTACCTGTCCCGTCAGGCCCTCGCACACGCCGGCGCCGAAGAACCCGAACAAGCCGCAGGCGTCGCCATGTCCGCCCTCTACATCGCGGAGGAGACCGGATCCGCCCGCATCATGAACGAACTCCTCAAGCTGGACAAGCAGCTCTATCAATGGCGCAGCACGCCTCTGGTCGCCGAGCTCCACACGGCCTTGAGGAGTACCGTGGTGAAGCAAGCATGA
- a CDS encoding sensor histidine kinase: MPGCSLRRTSPPGDTPAVVPEQVTSPETPAEGGEVWVTTRLSDGEAELSVANTGPVVPAYDLEAIFEPFRRLRTDRVRSDRGTGLGLSIVRATAQAHKGTVLAEPREEGGLTVTVRLPPSASSPPL, encoded by the coding sequence CTGCCGGGCTGCTCATTACGGCGAACATCGCCGCCAGGCGACACCCCCGCGGTCGTTCCTGAGCAAGTCACGTCGCCCGAAACCCCGGCAGAGGGCGGCGAGGTCTGGGTGACCACCAGGCTCAGCGATGGCGAAGCGGAGCTGTCCGTGGCCAACACCGGCCCGGTCGTGCCCGCGTACGACCTGGAAGCGATCTTCGAGCCATTCCGCCGCCTGCGGACCGACCGGGTGCGCTCCGACCGCGGCACCGGGCTGGGCCTGTCCATCGTGCGCGCCACGGCCCAAGCCCACAAGGGCACGGTGCTGGCCGAACCGCGCGAGGAAGGCGGACTGACGGTGACCGTGCGCCTGCCCCCATCGGCCTCGTCGCCCCCGCTGTGA
- a CDS encoding WapI family immunity protein, with protein MNPAEIVVGRGRESDHVLIQVRSRMHPGSTDFWDGNWLTSPIHVRVGGFTARINAGLRVDELRDFRVALERVYAEVKGSATLSSMEHWIELTAECHPTGSLSISGTLADDPGMRNTLDFVIEGLDQTDIPPLVDALVAVEERFPILGRE; from the coding sequence ATGAATCCTGCGGAGATTGTCGTCGGCCGAGGCAGGGAGTCCGATCATGTACTCATCCAGGTTCGCAGTCGTATGCACCCTGGCTCTACCGACTTCTGGGATGGAAACTGGCTGACCTCTCCCATCCATGTGCGGGTCGGTGGGTTCACGGCCAGAATCAACGCGGGCCTTCGGGTCGATGAGCTCCGCGACTTCCGAGTGGCCTTGGAACGCGTCTACGCAGAGGTCAAAGGAAGCGCCACCCTGTCCTCCATGGAGCATTGGATAGAGCTCACCGCCGAATGCCATCCCACCGGTTCTCTGTCCATCTCCGGGACTTTGGCTGATGATCCCGGGATGAGGAACACTCTTGACTTCGTGATCGAAGGCTTGGACCAGACAGACATCCCGCCGCTCGTGGACGCGCTTGTTGCTGTTGAGGAGCGATTCCCCATCCTGGGCCGCGAGTGA
- a CDS encoding class I SAM-dependent methyltransferase gives MTAAGFLETTRDAYTARAAEYSELFRDFLADQPLDRALIDTFADLVKATGAGPIADLGCGPGHYTAYLQARGLPVFGIDLSPGMIEQARQEHPGLRFEVGSMFALDLADAGVGGVFSHYSIIHTPPERVHELFDEFTRVLAPGGHVLLSFSATDDPSQLAEPYDHAVSLAYRWSTDMISAMLRERDIIETARLIFPGDQDTTRGFPRVFLLGGKTG, from the coding sequence ATGACCGCAGCCGGCTTCCTCGAAACGACCCGCGACGCCTACACCGCGAGGGCGGCCGAGTACAGCGAGCTGTTCCGCGATTTTCTCGCGGACCAGCCGCTGGACCGAGCCCTCATCGACACCTTCGCCGACCTGGTGAAGGCGACGGGCGCCGGGCCGATCGCCGACCTGGGGTGCGGTCCGGGACACTACACGGCCTACCTCCAGGCGCGGGGGCTCCCCGTGTTCGGGATCGACCTGTCGCCGGGGATGATCGAACAGGCCCGCCAGGAGCATCCCGGCCTCCGGTTCGAGGTCGGCTCCATGTTCGCGCTGGACCTGGCGGACGCCGGCGTCGGTGGCGTCTTCAGCCACTACTCGATCATCCACACCCCGCCCGAGCGGGTGCACGAGCTGTTCGACGAGTTCACCCGCGTCCTCGCGCCCGGCGGGCACGTGCTGCTCTCCTTCTCGGCGACCGACGACCCGTCGCAATTGGCCGAGCCGTACGACCACGCCGTCTCGCTGGCCTACCGGTGGTCCACCGACATGATCTCCGCCATGCTCCGCGAGCGGGACATCATCGAGACCGCCCGCCTGATCTTCCCTGGGGATCAGGACACGACGCGCGGCTTCCCGAGAGTGTTCCTGCTGGGCGGCAAGACCGGCTGA
- a CDS encoding Imm8 family immunity protein, translating into MDDPADACELLEMYVGPQGEAGGELFQLTVCTPSALAEQLRHHPFLIGRHWLFVAELQPDRVTEWVSDRIAALEAPSWRELAEKIGRIGYGEFEDYTD; encoded by the coding sequence GTGGATGATCCGGCCGATGCCTGCGAGCTCCTGGAGATGTATGTCGGTCCGCAGGGCGAGGCGGGTGGTGAGCTGTTCCAGCTCACCGTCTGCACGCCGTCGGCCCTCGCGGAGCAACTCCGGCACCATCCCTTCCTCATCGGCCGGCACTGGCTTTTCGTCGCCGAGCTCCAGCCCGACAGGGTGACCGAGTGGGTGAGCGATCGGATCGCCGCGCTGGAGGCTCCGAGCTGGAGGGAACTGGCGGAGAAGATCGGCCGCATCGGTTATGGGGAGTTCGAGGACTACACCGACTGA
- a CDS encoding DUF6463 family protein — protein MSTTSAASPPALSAPPSRLTIWAGRTMILIAVAHTAAFASLAPWSSWLAGDLRNRAADSDSVATFWALPGGFVVVLVLLGLLVARAGRQGQHVPGYVGGALLAWGALAVSLIGPSGFLLTAIPAGLLITANIAARRHPRGRS, from the coding sequence ATGAGCACCACATCCGCGGCCTCCCCACCTGCATTGTCCGCACCCCCGAGTCGGCTCACCATCTGGGCCGGCCGCACCATGATCCTGATCGCCGTGGCGCACACCGCCGCGTTCGCCAGCCTCGCACCCTGGTCCAGTTGGCTGGCCGGGGACCTGCGCAACCGCGCCGCGGACAGCGACTCGGTGGCGACGTTCTGGGCGCTGCCCGGTGGGTTCGTCGTGGTGCTGGTGCTGCTGGGGCTACTGGTGGCGCGAGCGGGACGGCAGGGACAACACGTTCCCGGGTATGTCGGCGGGGCGCTCCTCGCCTGGGGAGCACTGGCCGTCAGCCTGATCGGGCCGAGCGGTTTCCTTCTCACAGCCATCCCTGCCGGGCTGCTCATTACGGCGAACATCGCCGCCAGGCGACACCCCCGCGGTCGTTCCTGA
- a CDS encoding carboxymuconolactone decarboxylase family protein, whose product MTNVAIAPRMNFSAVAPKVFKAVLALDAAAREGLDPVLLELVQIRASQINRCAYCIDYHTGDARRSGETETRIYQLSAWHESSLFTARERAALALTEAMTLLPQGVSDVVYDEAARHFDDRELAQLIALILTVNAWNRMNVTTRKTPGTE is encoded by the coding sequence ATGACGAACGTCGCCATTGCCCCGCGCATGAACTTTTCGGCTGTCGCTCCCAAGGTCTTCAAGGCCGTACTGGCCCTGGACGCCGCGGCCCGTGAAGGTTTGGACCCGGTTCTGCTCGAACTGGTGCAGATCCGGGCCTCCCAGATCAACCGGTGTGCGTACTGCATCGACTATCACACCGGCGATGCCCGCCGGTCAGGTGAGACGGAAACGCGCATCTACCAGCTGAGCGCATGGCACGAGTCCAGCCTCTTCACCGCCAGGGAGCGCGCGGCCCTCGCCCTGACCGAGGCGATGACCCTGCTTCCTCAGGGGGTCTCGGACGTGGTGTACGACGAGGCGGCGCGGCACTTCGACGACCGGGAACTCGCCCAGCTCATCGCGCTGATCCTCACGGTCAACGCCTGGAACCGCATGAACGTGACCACGCGCAAGACCCCCGGAACCGAGTAA
- the pdxR gene encoding MocR-like pyridoxine biosynthesis transcription factor PdxR — protein MSPGSESGSDLHLELTGDGGARARLMRALREAIHSGRLTPGTRLPPYRALALDLGIARNTVAAAYSELVEEGWLTARQGSGTHVAHRAALLEPDRRHSPERPPRRRITYDLMPSSPDAAAFPRSSWIASARRALATAPNDAFGVGDPRGRPELRQALAEYLARTRGVRTEADRIVICSGFAHGLRLACHVLRGPVAVESYGLGFHRSILTEAGLTTVPLTVDAHGARTEELPATGAQAVLLTPAHQYPTGGALHPQRRAAVIDWARATGGLLLEDDYDGEFRYDREPVGAVQGLDPDRVIYFGSTSKSLSPALRLGWMALPGRLVDDIVAAKGPRELWSGVMDQLTLADFIVGGAYDRQLRRMRGTYRRRRDLLTAVLADRAPHITVSGIAAGLHAVLELPAGTEQATLRAARRLGLSLDGLSSHLHPDSAMPPRDGLVIGYGTPPGHAIAAALETLCLALPDPP, from the coding sequence ATGAGCCCCGGCTCGGAAAGCGGCAGCGACCTCCACCTGGAGCTCACCGGCGACGGCGGCGCGCGAGCACGGCTGATGCGGGCCCTGCGCGAGGCGATCCACTCGGGACGCCTGACGCCCGGTACCCGGCTTCCGCCCTACCGCGCCCTCGCCCTCGACCTCGGCATCGCCCGCAACACCGTCGCCGCCGCGTACTCCGAACTCGTCGAGGAAGGCTGGCTGACGGCCCGTCAGGGTTCCGGCACCCACGTCGCGCACCGCGCCGCGCTCCTGGAACCCGACCGCCGGCACTCCCCCGAGCGGCCGCCCCGCCGCCGGATCACGTACGACCTGATGCCCAGTTCCCCTGATGCCGCCGCCTTCCCGCGCTCGTCCTGGATCGCCTCGGCCCGGCGCGCGCTGGCCACCGCGCCCAACGACGCCTTCGGGGTCGGCGACCCGCGCGGTCGGCCGGAACTACGCCAGGCGCTGGCGGAGTACCTGGCGCGTACCAGAGGCGTGCGGACCGAAGCGGACCGCATCGTGATCTGCTCGGGCTTCGCACACGGGCTACGACTGGCCTGCCACGTGCTGCGCGGTCCCGTCGCAGTCGAGTCGTACGGACTCGGCTTCCACCGCTCCATCCTCACCGAGGCGGGACTGACGACCGTGCCGCTCACCGTGGACGCCCACGGCGCACGGACCGAGGAGCTTCCGGCCACCGGTGCGCAAGCCGTCCTGCTGACGCCTGCACACCAGTACCCCACCGGCGGCGCACTGCACCCACAGCGTCGGGCCGCGGTCATCGACTGGGCACGCGCCACCGGCGGCCTGCTGCTCGAAGACGACTACGACGGGGAGTTCCGCTACGACCGCGAACCGGTCGGCGCCGTCCAGGGCCTCGATCCCGACCGCGTCATCTACTTCGGATCGACGAGCAAGAGCCTGTCGCCCGCGCTCCGGCTCGGCTGGATGGCACTACCCGGCCGGCTGGTGGATGACATCGTCGCCGCCAAGGGCCCGCGCGAGCTGTGGTCGGGTGTGATGGACCAGCTGACGCTCGCCGACTTCATCGTCGGCGGCGCCTACGACCGCCAGCTACGCCGGATGCGCGGAACCTACCGGCGCCGCCGTGACCTGCTCACAGCCGTGCTCGCCGACCGCGCCCCACATATCACGGTCAGCGGCATCGCCGCGGGCCTGCACGCCGTTCTCGAGCTTCCTGCCGGCACCGAGCAGGCCACCCTCCGCGCCGCACGCCGCCTCGGCCTCAGTCTGGACGGCTTGAGCTCTCATCTGCACCCCGACAGCGCGATGCCGCCACGCGACGGTCTGGTCATCGGATACGGCACACCCCCCGGGCACGCGATCGCAGCCGCTCTGGAGACCTTGTGCCTCGCCCTGCCCGACCCGCCGTAG
- a CDS encoding GNAT family N-acetyltransferase, with translation MPGFIDPTTGLRKSFLAAVAEFRADRDYPAPWFVDDVDPQALADAWNFEAYVARVLGERTQTGVRSGFVPMTTLWWVDGEQFLGRLAIRHRLTPALMEIGGHIGYDVRPSARRQGHATAMLAAALPIARLLGISRALVMCDRTNTASQRVIEANGGELLDITAQKRRYWVPTTEGDTGLR, from the coding sequence ATGCCAGGGTTCATCGATCCAACGACCGGGTTGCGGAAGTCGTTTCTAGCAGCGGTGGCTGAGTTTCGGGCCGACCGTGACTACCCGGCTCCTTGGTTCGTCGACGACGTCGATCCGCAAGCTCTGGCAGACGCATGGAACTTCGAGGCATATGTCGCGCGTGTGCTCGGCGAGCGGACCCAAACGGGCGTACGAAGCGGTTTCGTGCCGATGACCACGCTGTGGTGGGTCGACGGCGAGCAATTTCTGGGCAGACTGGCCATCCGTCATCGGCTCACCCCGGCGTTGATGGAGATCGGTGGTCATATCGGTTATGACGTGCGCCCCAGCGCACGTCGTCAGGGGCACGCGACGGCGATGCTCGCGGCGGCGCTGCCGATCGCGCGATTGTTGGGCATCTCTCGGGCGCTGGTGATGTGTGACCGGACGAATACCGCTTCCCAGCGGGTTATCGAAGCCAACGGTGGCGAGCTTCTCGACATCACCGCGCAGAAGCGTCGCTACTGGGTGCCCACGACGGAAGGGGACACGGGTCTCAGGTAG